In a genomic window of Streptomyces roseoviridis:
- a CDS encoding stealth family protein translates to MNRDAVAELLEHVGVPYFAVRGTTDHGTVVAVAEDDRERVLGGLFRYLTTYPGHLTVYGPDPVVPARPVPSKDPRAWRDVRTAVAVRLSWLQTDPGGHLVLGHEYGGTIEFWSRRGDRLVAPRPNRVTWSVAADGVNVGGAARLFSRFVSDHTPAVDAPALMTRPEFLVPSVEDISFPVDAVYTWVDGQDPAWKERKATAKGEIYHAESASDARFISRDELRYSVRSLHLFAPWIRTIYIVTDDQVPAWLREDVPGIRVVSHREIFANPSDLPTFNSHSIESQLHHIDGLAEHFLYFNDDMFIGRPVAPHAFFTPTGTARYFPSRNRIPQGPVVETDTPVDAACKNNRALLQARFGRVITQPMEHIPYALRRSAMYEAEADFPEAWARTSASRFRAMTDLSPTSSFALYYAALTGRAQPGSMPFTYLQLAVPDLADRLQRLLDGRDQDSFCLNDAFSTPEDLEAQQELLDGFLNAYFPTPSPFER, encoded by the coding sequence ATGAACCGGGACGCCGTCGCCGAGCTCCTGGAGCACGTCGGCGTCCCCTACTTCGCCGTCCGCGGCACGACCGACCACGGCACCGTCGTGGCCGTCGCCGAGGACGACCGGGAGCGCGTGCTCGGCGGTCTCTTCCGCTACCTGACGACGTACCCGGGCCACCTCACCGTGTACGGCCCGGACCCGGTCGTGCCCGCGCGGCCGGTCCCCAGCAAGGACCCCCGCGCCTGGCGCGACGTCCGCACCGCGGTCGCCGTCCGGCTGAGCTGGCTCCAGACCGACCCGGGCGGACACCTGGTCCTCGGCCACGAGTACGGCGGCACCATCGAGTTCTGGAGCCGCCGGGGAGACCGACTCGTCGCCCCCCGGCCCAACCGGGTCACCTGGTCCGTCGCCGCCGACGGCGTCAACGTCGGAGGCGCGGCCCGGCTGTTCAGCCGCTTCGTCTCCGACCACACGCCCGCCGTCGACGCGCCGGCGCTCATGACCCGGCCGGAGTTCCTCGTCCCCTCCGTCGAGGACATCTCCTTCCCCGTCGACGCCGTCTACACCTGGGTCGACGGCCAGGACCCGGCGTGGAAGGAACGCAAGGCCACCGCCAAGGGCGAGATCTACCACGCGGAATCCGCCAGCGACGCCCGCTTCATCAGCCGCGACGAACTGCGCTACTCCGTCCGGTCGCTCCACCTCTTCGCCCCCTGGATCCGGACGATCTACATCGTCACCGACGACCAGGTGCCCGCCTGGCTGCGCGAGGACGTGCCCGGCATCCGGGTGGTCAGCCACCGCGAGATCTTCGCGAACCCCTCCGACCTGCCGACGTTCAACTCGCACTCCATCGAGAGCCAGCTGCACCACATCGACGGCCTCGCCGAGCACTTCCTCTACTTCAACGACGACATGTTCATCGGGCGGCCCGTCGCACCGCACGCCTTCTTCACCCCCACCGGCACCGCCCGCTACTTCCCGTCCCGCAACCGCATCCCGCAGGGCCCGGTCGTCGAGACCGACACCCCCGTCGACGCCGCCTGCAAGAACAACCGCGCACTGCTCCAGGCCCGCTTCGGCCGGGTGATCACCCAGCCGATGGAGCACATCCCCTACGCCCTGCGGCGCAGCGCCATGTACGAGGCGGAGGCCGACTTCCCGGAGGCATGGGCCAGGACCTCGGCCAGCCGCTTCCGGGCGATGACCGACCTGTCGCCCACCTCCTCCTTCGCGCTCTACTACGCGGCCCTGACCGGACGCGCCCAGCCGGGCTCGATGCCCTTCACCTACCTCCAGCTCGCCGTGCCCGACCTCGCGGACCGGCTGCAGCGGCTCCTCGACGGCCGCGACCAGGACTCGTTCTGCCTCAACGACGCCTTCTCCACCCCGGAGGACCTGGAGGCGCAGCAGGAACTGCTCGACGGTTTCCTCAACGCCTACTTCCCGACCCCCAGCCCCTTCGAGCGGTGA
- a CDS encoding LCP family protein, which yields MSDTTTTGRTRRSRRGGSRGGGRLGRKIALTLLVLLLAAGGTAYWMYASIDGNIKAAVDLDKELGDNRPPKAPMSGQNLLVLGSDSRAGANGALDGAAVSGARSDTALVVHIPEGRSSAVAVSIPRDTLVTRPECDRKGGGTAPSAQRVMFNSVYAQYGPACVMKTVEKMSGVRLDHYLEIDFAGFKDLVDAIGGVTVDIEEPIKDSRSGLDLATGPQRLDGTQSLAFVRTRYGVGDGSDLGRIGNQQKFLTALLTEVKKQDLLGSPAKTYEIADSMTKALTTDSELASLTALSDYARSLDGVDPANMETVMLPVAYDKRDPNRVVAYEPNASRLWKAIREDLTIPDEVRKSPATGG from the coding sequence ATGAGCGACACCACCACGACCGGACGCACGCGCCGGAGCCGACGGGGCGGCTCCCGTGGAGGGGGGCGGCTGGGGCGGAAGATCGCGCTGACGCTGCTCGTCCTCCTCCTCGCCGCCGGCGGCACCGCCTACTGGATGTACGCCAGCATCGACGGCAACATCAAGGCCGCCGTCGACCTCGACAAGGAGCTCGGCGACAACCGCCCGCCGAAGGCCCCCATGTCGGGACAGAACCTGCTGGTGCTCGGGTCCGACTCGCGGGCCGGGGCCAACGGCGCGCTGGACGGGGCGGCCGTGAGCGGGGCGCGGTCGGACACCGCGCTCGTGGTGCACATACCCGAGGGCCGGTCGAGCGCCGTGGCGGTGAGCATCCCCCGCGACACGCTGGTGACCCGGCCGGAGTGCGACCGCAAGGGCGGCGGGACCGCCCCCTCCGCCCAGCGCGTGATGTTCAACTCGGTGTACGCGCAGTACGGACCGGCCTGCGTGATGAAGACCGTCGAGAAGATGTCCGGCGTCCGGCTCGACCACTACCTGGAGATCGACTTCGCCGGGTTCAAGGACCTGGTCGACGCCATCGGCGGGGTGACCGTCGACATCGAGGAGCCGATCAAGGACAGCAGGTCCGGCCTCGACCTCGCCACCGGTCCCCAGCGCCTCGACGGCACCCAGTCCCTCGCCTTCGTCCGCACCCGCTACGGGGTCGGCGACGGCAGCGACCTCGGCCGCATCGGCAACCAGCAGAAGTTCCTCACCGCCCTGCTGACCGAGGTCAAGAAGCAGGACCTGCTGGGCAGCCCGGCCAAGACGTACGAGATCGCCGACTCGATGACCAAGGCGCTCACCACCGACTCGGAGCTGGCCTCCCTGACCGCGCTGAGCGACTACGCCCGCAGCCTCGACGGCGTCGACCCGGCCAACATGGAGACGGTCATGCTCCCGGTGGCCTACGACAAGCGCGACCCCAACCGGGTCGTCGCCTACGAGCCCAACGCCTCCCGGCTGTGGAAGGCGATCCGCGAGGACCTCACCATCCCGGACGAGGTGCGCAAGTCCCCTGCCACCGGCGGCTGA
- a CDS encoding ATP-binding cassette domain-containing protein, which yields MIHVSATPVLALRGVSKRFGAVQVLTDVDLEIHAGEVVALVGDNGAGKSTLVKTISGVHPIDEGTIEWDGRPVQITRPHDSQNLGVATVYQDLALCDNLDVVANLFLGSELSSGSVLDEIAMEKRARELLDTLSIRIPSVRIPVAALSGGQRQVVAIARALIGDPKIVILDEPTAALGVEQTAQVLDLVERLRERGHGVILISHNMADVRAVADRVAVLRLGRNNGDFKVAETSHEEIIAAITGATDNAVTRRQARTAAAAKEDAK from the coding sequence ATGATTCACGTGTCCGCTACGCCCGTGCTGGCGTTGCGCGGGGTCTCCAAGCGGTTCGGCGCCGTCCAGGTGCTCACCGATGTCGATCTGGAGATCCACGCCGGAGAGGTCGTCGCCCTGGTGGGCGACAACGGCGCCGGCAAGTCGACCCTCGTCAAGACGATCTCGGGTGTCCACCCGATCGACGAGGGCACCATCGAATGGGACGGCCGTCCGGTCCAGATCACCCGGCCCCACGACTCCCAGAACCTCGGGGTCGCGACCGTCTACCAGGACCTGGCGCTCTGCGACAACCTCGACGTCGTCGCCAACCTCTTCCTCGGCAGCGAGCTCAGCTCCGGCAGCGTCCTGGACGAGATCGCCATGGAGAAGCGCGCCCGGGAGCTCCTGGACACCCTGTCCATCCGGATCCCCTCGGTCCGCATCCCCGTCGCGGCCCTCTCCGGCGGTCAGCGCCAGGTCGTGGCCATCGCCCGCGCCCTGATCGGCGACCCGAAGATCGTCATCCTGGACGAGCCCACCGCCGCCCTCGGCGTCGAGCAGACCGCACAGGTGCTCGACCTCGTGGAGCGGCTGCGCGAGCGCGGCCACGGCGTCATCCTCATCAGCCACAACATGGCCGACGTCCGCGCCGTCGCGGACCGCGTCGCCGTGCTCCGCCTCGGCCGCAACAACGGCGACTTCAAGGTCGCCGAGACCAGCCACGAAGAGATCATCGCCGCCATCACGGGCGCCACGGACAACGCGGTGACCCGCCGGCAGGCCCGTACGGCCGCGGCCGCGAAGGAGGACGCCAAGTGA
- a CDS encoding NTP pyrophosphohydrolase, with protein MTRPLLVVDGANVVGSVPDGWWKDRRGAAERLRDRLAERGGPEDGPFTGPYEIVLVVEGRARGVASVPGVRVEEATGSGDDLIAELARNAAGRPCLVVTADRELRRRVEESGAVCAGPRSLP; from the coding sequence ATGACACGTCCCCTGCTCGTCGTCGACGGCGCCAATGTCGTGGGCTCGGTCCCCGACGGCTGGTGGAAGGACCGCCGCGGCGCCGCCGAGCGGCTGCGCGACCGGCTCGCCGAGCGCGGCGGCCCCGAGGACGGGCCGTTCACCGGCCCGTACGAGATCGTCCTGGTCGTGGAGGGCCGGGCCCGTGGCGTGGCCTCCGTCCCGGGCGTACGGGTCGAGGAGGCGACGGGCAGTGGTGACGACCTGATCGCGGAACTGGCCCGGAACGCGGCCGGCCGGCCGTGCCTGGTGGTCACGGCCGACCGGGAGCTGCGCCGGCGGGTCGAGGAGTCCGGCGCCGTCTGCGCGGGGCCGCGCAGTCTGCCGTAG
- a CDS encoding sugar ABC transporter permease — MSDLAKTTPQDAQGETAQQSAAPVPAVDPRLLVREEGIKGYWTEFTRKIRGGELGSLPVILGLIVIAVVFQLQNSNFLSASSVANVAVYASGLGIMAVGIVFVLVLGEIDLSMGSVAGVGAAVWAGLQVSNGMNEWAAIVLAVLTGTVIGALHGFFFAKIGVPAFVVTLAGFLGWMGFQEWLMGGEGSINTPSGSVVENLTNYFFADKIAAYGLALVAIAVYLFSLLRDSSRRKAALLPARPVSEIALRTAVVAVLVLAVAYVMNEPAGARGLPLALVLFLAVLVIADFVARRTLFGRKVFAVGGNAEAARRAGINVDGVRIAVFAISGTLAAFGGLFIASLSGGATKSLGGGNTLMLVIAAAVIGGTSLFGGRGKVWSALLGMIVIQSIQQGLNMIGMSNAIQNMITGAVLLAAVVIDSVSRRTQKTAGRA, encoded by the coding sequence GTGAGCGACCTCGCCAAGACCACCCCCCAGGACGCCCAGGGCGAGACGGCGCAGCAGTCCGCGGCTCCCGTCCCGGCCGTCGACCCCCGCCTGCTCGTCCGCGAGGAGGGCATCAAGGGCTACTGGACCGAGTTCACCCGCAAGATCCGCGGCGGCGAGCTCGGCTCCCTGCCCGTGATCCTCGGCCTGATCGTCATCGCCGTCGTCTTCCAGCTCCAGAACAGCAACTTCCTGTCCGCGAGCTCGGTCGCCAACGTCGCCGTCTACGCCTCCGGCCTCGGCATCATGGCCGTCGGCATCGTCTTCGTGCTCGTCCTCGGCGAGATCGACCTCTCCATGGGGTCCGTCGCCGGTGTCGGCGCCGCCGTCTGGGCCGGGCTCCAGGTGAGCAACGGGATGAACGAGTGGGCCGCCATCGTGCTCGCGGTGCTCACCGGCACGGTCATCGGCGCGCTGCACGGCTTCTTCTTCGCCAAGATCGGCGTCCCCGCCTTCGTGGTCACCCTCGCCGGCTTCCTCGGCTGGATGGGCTTCCAGGAGTGGCTGATGGGCGGCGAGGGCTCCATCAACACGCCGTCCGGCAGCGTGGTGGAGAACCTCACCAACTACTTCTTCGCCGACAAGATCGCCGCCTACGGCCTCGCGCTCGTCGCGATCGCCGTGTACCTGTTCTCGCTGCTGCGCGACAGCAGCCGCCGCAAGGCCGCGCTGCTCCCGGCCCGCCCGGTCTCCGAGATCGCGCTGCGCACCGCCGTCGTCGCCGTCCTGGTCCTCGCCGTGGCGTACGTCATGAACGAGCCCGCCGGCGCCCGCGGCCTGCCGCTCGCCCTGGTGCTCTTCCTGGCCGTCCTCGTGATCGCCGACTTCGTCGCCCGCCGCACCCTCTTCGGCCGCAAGGTCTTCGCGGTCGGCGGCAACGCCGAGGCGGCCCGCCGCGCCGGCATCAACGTCGACGGAGTCAGGATCGCCGTCTTCGCGATCTCCGGCACCCTCGCCGCCTTCGGCGGCCTGTTCATCGCGAGCCTCTCCGGCGGCGCCACCAAGAGCCTCGGCGGCGGCAACACGCTGATGCTGGTCATCGCCGCCGCGGTGATCGGCGGCACCAGCCTCTTCGGCGGCCGCGGCAAGGTCTGGTCCGCCCTCCTGGGCATGATCGTGATCCAGTCGATCCAGCAGGGCCTGAACATGATCGGCATGTCCAACGCGATCCAGAACATGATCACCGGCGCGGTGCTGCTCGCCGCCGTCGTGATCGACTCGGTCTCCCGCCGCACGCAGAAGACCGCGGGCCGCGCCTGA
- a CDS encoding sugar phosphotransferase, with protein MSEPGSMSSAAGVYQKVVPQPLRAVAASRVPPQVRRKVKSRLARTLAERESRLHRRSLRQVRDAGFTHRPEGRTLAPDGRVAHVHARLTADRARRLDHDLVTAALDMAGVPWFAVPPLDDRRTALAVPKEHKPAVRRVLRALLEEQTGYLTSVSPADNSAAQIPGSHLKAWKHFGKARVIRVVWLRTEPTHSLWIGENQGVEIEFWNLNTDLPTPRLVGPRPNRVQRVVPVDGPVIGADHHRLTGYAELAGSAEQTRTREHFDIVRVEEVTFAVDAVVLWQHTGPWAEELLRATLRSLHQYAPWTDIVHVVALAPLPQWVRRSDWLTVHSAGRDAEAHLHDLPDLAEHFLLFRPGAVLARPVRPFDFFTPMGGTRPRRGPWTAEEATAPWTATAFSFTTRAVAHGYGSGPQPYTRTVLAALADGYDWTEYAVDTQTAPQLTGTHPLDGIVHHSAHCAGLAEPSGETTIALHAAMPGVQRWLERLLVRRDVQQFQLFGLDSPDARGRGGTAAVLTFLRRYFPVESPFEHRDDEEGDARR; from the coding sequence ATGTCTGAACCGGGGTCCATGAGCTCCGCCGCCGGCGTCTACCAGAAGGTCGTCCCCCAGCCGCTGCGCGCCGTCGCCGCCAGCCGGGTACCGCCCCAGGTCCGCCGCAAGGTCAAGTCCAGGCTCGCCCGCACCCTGGCCGAACGCGAGTCACGCCTGCACCGGCGCAGCCTCCGGCAGGTGCGGGACGCCGGCTTCACCCACCGGCCCGAGGGCCGCACGCTCGCCCCCGACGGCCGCGTGGCCCACGTCCACGCACGCCTCACCGCCGACCGCGCCCGCCGACTCGACCACGACCTGGTGACCGCCGCCCTCGACATGGCCGGCGTCCCCTGGTTCGCCGTGCCGCCGCTCGACGACCGCCGCACCGCCCTCGCCGTACCGAAGGAGCACAAGCCGGCCGTACGGCGGGTGCTGCGCGCCCTGCTGGAGGAGCAGACCGGATACCTCACCTCGGTGTCGCCCGCGGACAACTCCGCCGCCCAGATCCCCGGCAGCCACCTCAAGGCGTGGAAGCACTTCGGCAAGGCCCGCGTGATCCGGGTGGTGTGGCTGCGCACCGAGCCCACCCACTCCCTGTGGATCGGCGAGAACCAGGGCGTCGAGATCGAGTTCTGGAACCTCAACACCGACCTGCCCACCCCCCGGCTCGTCGGCCCGCGCCCCAACCGGGTGCAGCGGGTCGTGCCGGTGGACGGCCCCGTGATCGGCGCCGACCACCACCGGCTCACCGGCTACGCCGAACTCGCCGGATCGGCGGAGCAGACCAGGACCCGCGAACACTTCGACATCGTCCGGGTCGAGGAGGTCACCTTCGCCGTCGACGCCGTCGTCCTCTGGCAGCACACCGGCCCCTGGGCCGAGGAACTGCTCCGGGCCACCCTGCGCTCCCTCCACCAGTACGCCCCCTGGACCGACATCGTCCACGTGGTCGCCCTCGCGCCGCTGCCCCAGTGGGTCCGGCGCAGCGACTGGCTGACCGTCCACTCCGCCGGCCGCGACGCCGAGGCGCACCTGCACGACCTGCCCGACCTCGCGGAGCACTTCCTGCTGTTCCGGCCCGGCGCGGTCCTCGCCCGCCCGGTACGGCCCTTCGACTTCTTCACCCCGATGGGCGGCACCCGCCCCCGGCGCGGCCCGTGGACGGCCGAGGAGGCCACCGCGCCCTGGACCGCGACCGCCTTCTCCTTCACCACCCGGGCCGTGGCCCACGGCTACGGCAGCGGGCCCCAGCCGTACACCCGCACGGTCCTCGCCGCGCTCGCCGACGGCTACGACTGGACCGAGTACGCCGTCGACACCCAGACGGCGCCCCAGCTGACCGGCACCCACCCGCTCGACGGCATCGTCCACCACTCCGCCCACTGCGCCGGTCTGGCGGAACCCTCCGGCGAGACCACCATCGCCCTGCACGCGGCCATGCCCGGCGTCCAGCGCTGGCTCGAACGGCTCCTGGTCCGCAGGGACGTCCAGCAGTTCCAGCTCTTCGGCCTCGACAGCCCCGACGCGCGCGGACGCGGCGGCACCGCCGCCGTTCTCACCTTCCTCCGGCGCTACTTCCCCGTGGAGAGCCCCTTCGAGCACCGGGACGACGAGGAAGGAGACGCCCGCAGATGA
- a CDS encoding amino acid permease, with translation MFRTKTVEQSIRDTEEPEHALKKSLSAWDLTVFGVGVIIGTGIFVLTGKVAKENAGPATALAFVAAGIVCALAALCYAEFASTVPVAGSAYTFAYASIGELPAWIIGWDLVLEFALGTAVVAVGWSGYVRSLMDNAGWHLPAWMEGPDAPGGTFDILAFFLVLVLTAILVVGMKLSARITALVVAIKVTVVMIVIIAGLFFVVGDNYKPFIPDAVTPEGGGSNWDSPLVQLLFGYEPTNFGVMGIFTAASVVFFAFIGFDVVATAAEETKLPQRDMPRGILGSLLICTVLYVAVALVVTGMQHYTELSTSAPLADAFKSVGHPFYAGVISFGAAVGLTTVCLILLLGQTRVFFAMSRDGLLPRFFSVTHPRFKTPYRPTILLGVVIAIVAGFTSINELATLVNIGTLFAFVMVAAGVIILRRTRPDLHRAFRTPWVPVLPILSIAASLWLMLNLPGETWFRFAVWMAIGIVVYFLYGRSHSRLGRMGADAKY, from the coding sequence ATGTTCCGGACGAAAACGGTCGAACAGTCGATCCGTGACACGGAGGAACCGGAGCACGCGCTCAAGAAATCCCTCTCCGCCTGGGATCTGACCGTCTTCGGCGTCGGCGTCATCATCGGCACCGGCATCTTCGTCCTCACCGGCAAGGTCGCCAAGGAGAACGCGGGCCCCGCCACGGCGCTCGCCTTCGTCGCCGCGGGCATCGTCTGCGCGCTCGCCGCCCTGTGCTACGCGGAGTTCGCCTCGACCGTCCCGGTGGCCGGCTCGGCCTACACCTTCGCGTACGCCTCCATCGGCGAGCTGCCCGCCTGGATCATCGGCTGGGACCTCGTCCTGGAGTTCGCCCTCGGCACCGCCGTCGTCGCCGTCGGCTGGTCCGGATACGTGCGCTCCCTCATGGACAACGCGGGCTGGCACCTACCGGCCTGGATGGAAGGCCCCGACGCACCGGGCGGAACCTTCGACATCCTCGCGTTCTTCCTGGTGCTGGTGCTGACCGCGATCCTCGTCGTGGGCATGAAGCTGTCCGCCCGGATCACCGCCCTGGTCGTCGCCATCAAGGTGACCGTGGTGATGATCGTCATCATCGCGGGCCTGTTCTTCGTCGTCGGCGACAACTACAAGCCGTTCATCCCGGACGCCGTCACTCCGGAGGGCGGCGGCTCCAACTGGGACTCGCCCCTGGTGCAGCTGCTGTTCGGCTACGAGCCGACCAACTTCGGCGTCATGGGCATCTTCACGGCCGCCTCCGTCGTCTTCTTCGCCTTCATCGGCTTCGACGTGGTCGCCACCGCAGCCGAGGAGACCAAGCTCCCGCAGCGCGACATGCCCCGCGGCATCCTCGGCTCGCTCCTCATCTGCACCGTGCTGTACGTGGCGGTGGCGCTGGTCGTCACCGGCATGCAGCACTACACCGAGCTGTCCACCAGCGCCCCGCTCGCCGACGCGTTCAAGTCGGTCGGGCATCCGTTCTACGCGGGCGTCATCAGCTTCGGCGCCGCCGTCGGCCTCACCACGGTCTGTCTGATCCTGCTGCTCGGCCAGACCCGCGTCTTCTTCGCGATGAGCCGCGACGGACTGCTGCCCCGCTTCTTCTCCGTGACGCACCCGAGGTTCAAGACCCCGTACCGCCCCACCATCCTGCTCGGCGTCGTCATCGCGATCGTCGCCGGGTTCACCAGCATCAACGAGCTGGCGACCCTGGTGAACATCGGCACCCTCTTCGCCTTCGTGATGGTCGCCGCCGGCGTGATCATCCTGCGCCGCACCCGCCCGGACCTGCACCGCGCCTTCCGCACCCCCTGGGTGCCGGTGCTGCCGATCCTGTCCATCGCGGCCTCGCTCTGGCTGATGCTCAACCTGCCGGGCGAGACGTGGTTCCGCTTCGCCGTGTGGATGGCGATCGGCATCGTCGTCTACTTCCTGTACGGACGCAGCCACAGCCGCCTGGGCCGGATGGGCGCCGACGCGAAGTACTGA
- the dxs gene encoding 1-deoxy-D-xylulose-5-phosphate synthase produces MALLTRIRGPRDLDRLSSEQLDQLAEEIRSFLVDAVSKTGGHLGPNLGVVELTIALHRVFDSPRDKVLWDTGHQSYVHKLLTGRQDFSRLKMKGGLSGYPSQAESEHDVIENSHASTVLGWADGLAKANEILRKDDHVVAVIGDGALTGGMAWEALNNIAAAKDRPLVIVVNDNERSYAPTIGGLANHLATLRTTDGYERFLARGKDILERTPVVGKPLYETLHGAKKGLKDFIAPQGMFEDLGLKYVGPIDGHDIEALESALTRAKRFGGPVIVHCITQKGRGYEPALADEADRFHAVGKIHPDTGLPISSSGADWTGVFADEMVALGKEREDIVAITAAMLQPVGLDKFAKVFPERVFDVGIAEQHGAVSAAGLATGGLHPVFAVYATFLNRAFDQVLMDVALHKCGVTFVLDRAGVTGTDGASHNGMWDMSILQVVPGLRLAAPRDADQVRAQLREAVEVTDAPTVVRFSKGAVGPAVPAVGRVGGMDVLREAGTDTPDVLLVSVGALAPMCLEIADLLDKQGISTTVVDPRWVKPVDEALAPLAERHRVVVTVEDNSRVGGVGSAVAQALRDAGVDVPLRDFGIPPRFLDHASRAEVLAEIGLTAPDIARQVTGLVSRLDGRFETSAEAVEPARD; encoded by the coding sequence GTGGCATTGCTGACCCGTATCAGGGGACCGCGAGATCTGGACCGGCTCTCCTCGGAACAGCTGGACCAGCTGGCCGAAGAGATCAGGTCGTTCCTCGTGGACGCCGTCTCCAAGACCGGCGGGCACCTCGGTCCCAACCTCGGCGTGGTCGAGCTGACCATCGCCCTGCACCGCGTCTTCGACTCGCCCAGGGACAAGGTCCTGTGGGACACCGGCCACCAGAGCTACGTGCACAAGCTGCTCACCGGCCGTCAGGACTTCTCCCGCCTGAAGATGAAGGGCGGCCTGTCCGGCTACCCCTCGCAGGCCGAGTCCGAGCACGACGTCATCGAGAACTCGCACGCCTCGACCGTCCTCGGCTGGGCCGACGGCCTGGCCAAGGCCAACGAGATCCTCCGCAAGGACGACCACGTCGTCGCCGTCATCGGCGACGGGGCGCTCACCGGCGGCATGGCCTGGGAGGCGCTCAACAACATCGCCGCCGCCAAGGACCGCCCGCTCGTCATCGTGGTCAACGACAACGAGCGCTCCTACGCCCCGACCATCGGCGGCCTCGCCAACCACCTGGCGACCCTGCGCACCACCGACGGCTACGAGCGCTTCCTCGCCCGCGGCAAGGACATCCTGGAGCGCACGCCCGTCGTCGGGAAGCCGCTCTACGAGACCCTGCACGGCGCCAAGAAGGGCCTGAAGGACTTCATCGCCCCGCAGGGCATGTTCGAGGACCTCGGCCTGAAGTACGTCGGCCCGATCGACGGCCACGACATCGAGGCCCTGGAGTCCGCGCTCACCCGCGCGAAGCGCTTCGGCGGCCCGGTCATCGTCCACTGCATCACGCAGAAGGGCCGCGGCTACGAGCCCGCCCTCGCCGACGAGGCGGACCGCTTCCACGCCGTCGGCAAGATCCACCCCGACACCGGGCTGCCGATCTCCTCCTCCGGCGCCGACTGGACCGGCGTCTTCGCCGACGAGATGGTCGCACTCGGCAAGGAGCGCGAGGACATCGTCGCGATCACCGCCGCCATGCTGCAGCCGGTGGGCCTCGACAAGTTCGCCAAGGTCTTCCCCGAGCGCGTGTTCGACGTCGGCATCGCCGAGCAGCACGGCGCGGTCTCCGCGGCCGGCCTCGCCACCGGCGGCCTCCACCCGGTGTTCGCGGTCTACGCGACCTTCCTCAACCGCGCCTTCGACCAGGTCCTCATGGACGTGGCCCTGCACAAGTGCGGTGTCACCTTCGTCCTGGACCGGGCCGGTGTCACCGGCACCGACGGCGCCTCCCACAACGGCATGTGGGACATGTCGATCCTCCAGGTCGTGCCCGGCCTGCGGCTCGCCGCCCCGCGCGACGCCGACCAGGTCCGCGCCCAGCTGCGCGAGGCCGTCGAGGTCACCGACGCCCCCACCGTCGTCCGCTTCTCCAAGGGCGCGGTCGGCCCGGCCGTCCCCGCCGTGGGCCGGGTCGGCGGCATGGACGTGCTGCGCGAGGCCGGCACCGACACGCCCGACGTCCTCCTGGTCTCCGTGGGCGCACTCGCGCCCATGTGCCTGGAGATCGCCGACCTCCTCGACAAGCAGGGCATCTCCACCACCGTGGTGGACCCCCGCTGGGTCAAGCCGGTCGACGAGGCCCTCGCCCCGCTCGCCGAGCGCCACCGGGTGGTCGTCACCGTCGAGGACAACAGCCGCGTCGGCGGCGTCGGCTCGGCCGTCGCCCAGGCGCTGCGCGACGCCGGCGTGGACGTGCCGCTGCGTGACTTCGGCATCCCGCCGCGGTTCCTCGACCACGCCTCCCGCGCCGAGGTCCTGGCCGAGATCGGCCTGACCGCGCCGGACATCGCGCGCCAGGTCACCGGCCTCGTCTCGCGCCTCGACGGCCGCTTCGAGACCAGCGCCGAGGCCGTGGAGCCCGCCCGGGACTGA